The Mesorhizobium sp. NBSH29 genome has a segment encoding these proteins:
- the glnA gene encoding type I glutamate--ammonia ligase, which produces MTTATDIIKQIKDNDVKFVDLRFTDPRGKLQHVTMDVVAVDEDMFTDGVMFDGSSIGGWKAINESDMVLMPDIETVHMDPFFAQSTMIIMCDILDPVSGESYNRDPRGTAKKAEAYLRAEGFGDTVFIGPEPEFFVFDDVKYKADPFNTGFRIDSNEHPSNDDTHYETGNMGHRPRMKGGYFPVPPVDALQDMRSEMLTVLSEMGVVVEKHHHEVASAQHELGIKFDTLVRNADKTQVFKYAVHQVANAYGKTATFMPKPVFGDNGSGMHVHMSIWRDGKPTFAGNEYAGLSESCLYFIGGVIKHAKAVNAFTNPLTNSYKRLVPGYEAPVLLAYSARNRSASCRIPFGSSPKAKRVEVRFPDPGANPYLAFSALLMAGLDGIKNKIHPGQPMDKDLYDLPPKELKKIPTVCGSLREALQSLDKDRGFLKAGGVFDDDQIDAYIELKMAEVMRFEMTPHPVEFDMYYSV; this is translated from the coding sequence ATGACGACGGCAACCGATATCATCAAACAGATCAAGGACAACGATGTGAAATTCGTTGATCTGCGCTTCACCGATCCGCGCGGAAAGCTACAGCACGTCACCATGGATGTGGTGGCGGTTGATGAAGACATGTTCACTGACGGCGTCATGTTTGACGGCTCGTCCATTGGCGGCTGGAAAGCAATCAATGAGAGCGACATGGTTTTGATGCCAGACATCGAAACGGTGCACATGGACCCGTTCTTCGCTCAGTCCACCATGATCATCATGTGCGACATTCTCGATCCTGTCTCTGGTGAATCCTACAACCGCGATCCACGCGGCACAGCCAAGAAGGCCGAGGCATATCTGCGCGCTGAAGGCTTCGGCGACACCGTCTTTATCGGGCCAGAGCCAGAGTTCTTCGTCTTTGATGACGTGAAATACAAGGCAGACCCTTTCAACACCGGGTTCCGCATCGATTCCAACGAGCATCCATCAAACGACGACACGCATTACGAGACCGGCAATATGGGCCATCGCCCACGTATGAAGGGTGGTTACTTCCCAGTCCCGCCAGTTGACGCGCTGCAGGACATGCGTTCGGAGATGCTTACGGTCCTGTCTGAAATGGGCGTGGTTGTTGAAAAGCATCACCATGAAGTTGCTTCGGCCCAGCACGAGCTCGGCATTAAATTCGACACGCTGGTACGCAACGCTGACAAGACGCAAGTGTTCAAATACGCTGTGCATCAGGTCGCCAACGCTTATGGGAAGACGGCAACTTTCATGCCCAAGCCCGTATTCGGAGACAATGGCTCGGGCATGCATGTTCACATGTCCATCTGGAGAGACGGCAAACCGACTTTTGCCGGAAACGAATATGCAGGTCTTTCAGAGAGCTGCCTTTATTTCATCGGCGGCGTCATAAAGCACGCCAAGGCAGTCAACGCCTTCACCAATCCGCTGACCAACTCCTACAAGCGCCTGGTGCCCGGATATGAAGCGCCGGTCCTTTTGGCCTACTCAGCCCGCAACCGTTCTGCCTCGTGCCGCATTCCATTCGGCTCCTCGCCAAAGGCAAAGCGCGTCGAAGTGCGCTTCCCTGATCCAGGCGCAAACCCGTATCTCGCCTTCTCCGCGCTCTTGATGGCCGGCCTCGATGGCATCAAAAACAAGATCCACCCGGGCCAGCCTATGGACAAGGATCTCTACGATCTGCCGCCCAAGGAATTGAAAAAGATCCCAACCGTATGCGGCTCCCTGCGTGAAGCTCTCCAGAGCCTCGACAAGGATCGTGGCTTCCTGAAAGCCGGCGGCGTGTTTGATGATGACCAGATCGACGCTTACATCGAACTGAAAATGGCCGAAGTCATGCGTTTCGAGATGACCCCTCACCCGGTCGAATTCGACATGTATTACTCGGTCTAA
- a CDS encoding IS5 family transposase — MGPSDPDVRFHHCARPCLGSGRKGGQQGQALGRSRGGFTTKIHAKADNSGDIIAFDLTGGQVADTTRFETLLDIGPDITPRAALGDKGYSSKANRAAARTRGIAPVIPHKANEKNRPAFFAQTLYKARARIEQGFGRLKRFKRVALRCEKTARNFRSIVSFAAGLCLIKFVHTA, encoded by the coding sequence ATCGGCCCATCTGATCCAGATGTTCGATTCCACCATTGTGCGCGCCCATGTCTCGGCAGCGGGCGCAAAGGGGGGCAGCAAGGCCAGGCGCTCGGCCGCTCGCGCGGCGGGTTCACAACGAAAATCCACGCCAAGGCGGACAATTCGGGCGACATCATTGCGTTCGATCTGACCGGTGGCCAAGTTGCCGACACAACCCGCTTTGAGACCCTGCTCGACATAGGGCCGGACATCACCCCACGTGCCGCGCTGGGCGACAAAGGCTATTCCAGCAAGGCCAATCGTGCAGCCGCGCGGACACGCGGCATCGCCCCGGTGATCCCTCACAAGGCCAACGAGAAAAACAGGCCAGCCTTCTTCGCCCAGACGCTCTACAAGGCGCGCGCCCGTATCGAACAAGGCTTCGGGCGGCTCAAGCGCTTCAAACGCGTCGCCCTGCGATGCGAAAAGACAGCACGAAATTTCCGCTCAATCGTAAGCTTCGCAGCAGGCCTATGCTTGATCAAATTCGTCCACACGGCCTAG
- a CDS encoding FecCD family ABC transporter permease, with the protein MALAALAMVGLALGSIAYGSTSIPFAHVTDALLGVAGFDRPIQTGPVHSIIVDLRLPRVLMAICVGAGLGVVGTLLQTVTRNDLADPFLFGLSSGAAAGAVAVITILGSRFGPWTLPFAAFCGGMLATTIVLLLMRRAEGQGPERLILAGLAVSFLFSGLTNYLVFLGDQRAAHSVLFWMLGGLGLSGWNNIALGFTGLLAIFVFALRYHRQLDAIMAGEQTAESLGVSVEKLRVMTFVAASFATALFVAVTGVIGFVGLMIPHMARPLSGRLHFRLVIAAAMLGAVLLLASDLAARTLLHQQELPVGIITNSLGAAFVIAMLMRRRV; encoded by the coding sequence ATGGCCCTTGCGGCGCTGGCCATGGTTGGGCTTGCGCTTGGATCAATTGCCTATGGCTCGACATCCATCCCGTTCGCCCATGTGACCGATGCGCTCCTTGGTGTTGCCGGCTTTGACCGACCGATCCAGACTGGGCCAGTCCACAGCATCATCGTCGATCTGCGGCTACCGCGAGTCCTGATGGCGATTTGCGTTGGGGCTGGGCTGGGCGTGGTCGGCACGCTTCTGCAGACGGTAACGCGCAACGATCTGGCCGACCCGTTCCTGTTTGGACTGTCGTCCGGGGCGGCGGCTGGGGCTGTTGCTGTCATCACTATTTTGGGGAGCCGGTTCGGGCCCTGGACCTTGCCATTCGCCGCCTTTTGCGGTGGCATGTTGGCTACGACAATTGTGCTGCTGTTGATGCGCCGCGCTGAGGGACAAGGTCCAGAGCGGTTGATCCTTGCAGGGCTCGCAGTCTCCTTCCTGTTTTCTGGGCTTACCAACTATCTTGTCTTCCTCGGCGATCAACGTGCGGCGCATTCGGTGTTATTCTGGATGCTTGGAGGACTGGGGCTTTCGGGCTGGAACAATATTGCGCTGGGGTTTACCGGGCTCTTGGCGATCTTCGTGTTTGCGCTGCGCTATCACCGCCAGCTTGATGCGATCATGGCCGGCGAGCAGACGGCCGAAAGCTTGGGTGTCTCGGTAGAAAAATTGCGGGTGATGACGTTTGTTGCAGCAAGCTTTGCCACTGCACTGTTTGTCGCTGTTACCGGCGTCATCGGCTTTGTCGGGCTGATGATCCCGCATATGGCCCGACCACTTTCCGGCCGGCTACATTTTCGACTGGTGATCGCTGCTGCTATGCTGGGTGCGGTGTTGCTGCTGGCCAGTGACCTTGCCGCCCGCACTCTGTTGCACCAGCAGGAACTGCCAGTGGGTATCATTACCAATTCGCTGGGTGCCGCGTTCGTGATTGCGATGCTGATGCGGCGCAGGGTTTAG
- a CDS encoding ABC transporter substrate-binding protein, whose amino-acid sequence MKRFGLVCTNLLIALPAFGFPVTVQNCGVPLTFDAAPSRAIIHDLNMSEMAFALDLQPSIVGVTGISGWYKFSPEFEALRKDIPELAPKHASIETLIAAKPDFFFAGWNYGMRVGGEVTPERLEAYGIKTLVLTESCIHVDKNRPRASMELLFGDMERLGKVFGKEQEAARLIAGWRAELADIAAKAGKNEPIRVFLYDSGEDKPFTAGKFAMPTALIEAAGGVNIMEDLETSWVSTDWETVAMRNPPFIVLLDYQDGSGPQKMIDFLTAHPAMKQTEAVKNGRYLSLRYAELTPGPANIPAIAKLAKALHPEAF is encoded by the coding sequence TTGAAACGCTTTGGCCTTGTCTGCACCAATCTGCTGATTGCACTACCCGCATTTGGGTTTCCTGTAACCGTACAGAATTGCGGTGTACCGCTCACCTTCGATGCCGCCCCGAGCCGAGCAATTATCCACGATCTCAACATGTCGGAAATGGCGTTTGCGCTGGATCTTCAGCCTTCCATCGTCGGTGTGACCGGTATTTCGGGCTGGTATAAGTTCAGCCCGGAATTCGAGGCTCTGCGCAAGGATATTCCCGAACTTGCGCCGAAACATGCCTCGATCGAAACGCTGATCGCCGCCAAGCCCGATTTTTTCTTTGCCGGCTGGAATTACGGCATGCGCGTGGGTGGCGAAGTGACGCCCGAGCGGTTGGAGGCTTATGGGATCAAGACGCTGGTGCTGACTGAAAGCTGCATCCATGTCGATAAAAATCGGCCGCGCGCGTCGATGGAGCTGTTGTTCGGAGACATGGAGCGGCTCGGCAAGGTTTTTGGCAAGGAGCAAGAGGCCGCGAGGTTGATTGCAGGTTGGCGCGCCGAGCTTGCGGATATCGCTGCCAAAGCAGGAAAGAATGAGCCAATTAGGGTATTTCTCTACGATTCGGGCGAGGACAAGCCGTTCACAGCCGGGAAGTTCGCCATGCCAACGGCGTTGATCGAGGCCGCCGGCGGTGTCAACATCATGGAAGATCTGGAGACAAGCTGGGTCAGCACCGACTGGGAGACGGTTGCGATGCGCAATCCGCCTTTCATCGTCCTGCTCGACTACCAGGATGGCAGCGGGCCGCAGAAGATGATTGACTTTCTCACTGCGCACCCGGCGATGAAACAGACCGAAGCGGTAAAAAATGGCCGCTACCTGTCGTTGCGCTACGCTGAATTGACGCCCGGGCCGGCCAACATTCCAGCGATTGCTAAACTTGCCAAAGCGCTTCACCCGGAAGCGTTTTGA
- a CDS encoding ABC transporter ATP-binding protein, whose product MDAICDLPAENVKCEPALPSTPVREVVVSAQGLGLAVRGGQKLVENISLRINTGARLAIIGPNGAGKTTLLKILAGLIPAGAGVVKLFGQPIHSITRRERARMLAVVGQSDAPHGRIRLSDYVGLGRVPHTGQSTATDDLEHVDEALVRVGLHGKRDRELCQLSGGERQRAHIARALAQQPKILFLDEPTNHLDLKARGELMALVARLGLTVIAVLHDLALVPDFATDVLVLEDGRAVASGSPAQALSPATVRDVFGLEVLRLRHPTQQRDITVFDLPDNF is encoded by the coding sequence ATGGACGCGATTTGCGACCTGCCTGCCGAGAATGTTAAGTGCGAACCCGCTTTGCCGAGCACGCCGGTGCGCGAGGTGGTGGTTTCCGCGCAAGGTCTTGGACTTGCCGTGCGGGGAGGCCAGAAGCTGGTCGAAAATATCTCTCTCAGGATTAATACCGGCGCGCGGCTGGCGATCATCGGGCCCAACGGTGCGGGCAAGACCACTCTTCTGAAGATTCTGGCGGGACTGATCCCGGCTGGAGCGGGTGTGGTAAAGCTGTTTGGTCAGCCGATCCATTCCATCACGCGACGCGAGCGGGCCCGCATGCTAGCAGTGGTTGGCCAGAGCGATGCGCCCCACGGGCGTATCCGTCTGTCTGATTATGTAGGGCTTGGCCGGGTACCACATACCGGCCAGTCCACGGCGACCGACGATCTGGAACATGTCGATGAAGCCCTTGTGCGTGTCGGGCTTCACGGCAAGCGCGACCGGGAACTTTGCCAGCTTTCGGGCGGCGAGCGGCAAAGGGCCCATATTGCGCGCGCGCTGGCGCAGCAGCCCAAAATTCTCTTCCTCGACGAGCCAACAAACCATCTCGATCTGAAAGCACGCGGCGAGCTGATGGCACTCGTGGCCCGGCTCGGCCTGACGGTGATCGCTGTCCTGCACGATCTGGCGCTGGTGCCAGACTTTGCCACCGATGTTCTGGTCTTGGAGGATGGACGCGCAGTCGCGTCCGGCTCGCCCGCGCAAGCGCTGTCACCGGCTACCGTTCGCGACGTCTTCGGGCTGGAGGTTCTGCGCCTGCGCCACCCGACACAACAGCGAGACATTACAGTCTTTGATCTTCCTGATAATTTCTGA
- a CDS encoding glutamine synthetase beta-grasp domain-containing protein — MTKYKLEYIWLDGYTPAPNLRGKTQIKEFDCFPTLEQMPLWGFDGSSTMQAEGRSSDCVLKPVRVFPDGARTNGVLVMCEVMMPDGETPHPSNSRSTVLDDDGAWFGFEQEYFFYKDGRPLGFPAAGFPPPQGPYYTGVGYSNVGSVARKIVEEHLDLCLYAGINHEGINAEVAKGQWEFQIFGKGSKCAADEMWMARYLMQRLCEQYEIDIEYHCKPLGDTDWNGSGMHANFSTVYMREVGGKEYFENLMAAFDKNLMDHIAVYGPDNDKRLTGKHETAPWNKFSYGIADRGASIRVPHSFARNGYRGYLEDRRPNSQGDPYQIASQILKTISEVPLEGTAKVAA, encoded by the coding sequence ATGACAAAATACAAGCTCGAATATATCTGGCTCGATGGCTACACGCCGGCGCCCAATCTGCGTGGCAAAACGCAGATTAAGGAATTCGATTGTTTCCCGACGCTGGAGCAAATGCCGCTTTGGGGTTTTGACGGGTCGTCGACCATGCAGGCCGAAGGTCGCAGTTCCGATTGTGTGTTGAAGCCGGTCAGGGTTTTCCCGGACGGCGCGCGCACCAACGGCGTTCTGGTGATGTGCGAAGTGATGATGCCGGATGGCGAGACACCGCACCCTTCCAACAGCCGCTCCACCGTTCTGGATGATGACGGCGCGTGGTTCGGTTTTGAGCAGGAGTATTTCTTCTACAAGGATGGTCGTCCGCTCGGTTTCCCGGCTGCCGGCTTCCCGCCGCCGCAGGGTCCTTATTACACGGGCGTCGGCTATTCCAATGTCGGCTCTGTGGCGCGCAAGATTGTCGAGGAACATCTCGACCTGTGTCTTTATGCCGGCATCAACCATGAGGGTATCAATGCCGAAGTGGCGAAGGGCCAGTGGGAATTCCAGATCTTTGGCAAGGGCTCTAAGTGCGCTGCTGACGAGATGTGGATGGCCCGCTATCTGATGCAGCGCCTGTGCGAACAATATGAGATCGATATCGAATACCACTGCAAACCGCTAGGCGACACCGACTGGAATGGCTCTGGCATGCATGCCAACTTCTCGACCGTCTATATGCGCGAAGTGGGCGGCAAGGAGTATTTCGAAAATCTGATGGCTGCCTTTGACAAGAACCTTATGGACCATATTGCGGTCTACGGTCCCGACAACGACAAACGCCTGACCGGGAAACATGAAACTGCGCCGTGGAACAAGTTCAGCTACGGCATCGCGGACCGAGGAGCCTCGATCCGCGTGCCGCATTCGTTCGCTCGTAACGGCTACAGGGGCTATCTGGAAGACCGGCGCCCCAACAGTCAGGGCGACCCTTACCAGATTGCCTCGCAGATACTGAAGACAATCTCGGAAGTGCCGCTTGAAGGTACCGCGAAGGTGGCTGCATAG
- a CDS encoding DUF2735 domain-containing protein, which yields MTYNIQGQTAQIYQFPVKLRAGAPWTGVISETPQCREPSRAALVALDAWYHDAAIGEEDKPHHS from the coding sequence ATGACCTATAATATTCAAGGCCAAACAGCGCAAATCTACCAGTTTCCAGTAAAACTCCGCGCCGGCGCGCCGTGGACTGGTGTGATTTCTGAAACGCCGCAATGTCGCGAACCATCGCGTGCCGCCCTCGTGGCATTGGACGCGTGGTACCATGACGCAGCGATAGGCGAGGAAGACAAGCCACACCACAGCTGA
- a CDS encoding DUF4212 domain-containing protein, with protein MPSKDAGAMDRHWEKTRNLTFLVLAVWALFAIILPSMASTLNATTFLGFPLGYYMSVQGSLIVFVALIWFQNWRQDKIDDEFGVGGE; from the coding sequence ATGCCTAGCAAAGATGCTGGTGCTATGGATCGCCATTGGGAGAAGACCAGAAATCTTACATTTCTGGTTTTGGCGGTCTGGGCGCTTTTCGCAATTATCCTGCCGTCGATGGCAAGCACGCTGAACGCAACAACGTTCCTCGGCTTTCCGCTCGGCTATTACATGAGCGTTCAAGGCTCGCTGATCGTCTTCGTCGCACTGATCTGGTTCCAGAACTGGCGCCAGGACAAGATCGACGACGAATTCGGCGTCGGCGGGGAGTAG
- a CDS encoding sodium:solute symporter family protein produces MAIQEAKSGRFIDNLGKVYALYTLGFLVFFAFMALLEKMGMGAQAIGIGFLMFTIAIYAVIGWLSRTAEVDAYYVAGREVPALYNGMATAADWMSGASFVALAGGVYFGGYPYLGYIVGWTGGYVLVNSLMAPYLRKFGCYTVPDFVGTRYGGNVARLCAVIILVVASFTYVTAQINATGTIAAQTLGIPFEFGVWLGLIGIFICSMLGGMRGVTWTQVAQYIVLIIAYLVPIIWMSNKQGFGIIPHFSYGEAVHRIAELEAQYGLKPALEAIPGVSVLVNPANAPEGKGWAMVSLAICMMAGTASLPHILMRYFTTPSVRSARRSVGWSLLFIFLLYFSAPALATLTKLQLLDPNLPTSVIGKAFEEVSNLEWVKHWSSVGMLAVADQNGDGIVQLNEFFMRPDIVVLATPEIAGLPYVISGLVAAGGLAAAMSTADGLLLAIANALSHDLYYKMIDPKADTRRRLIVARVLLLFIGAAAALVASLKLTGILGAVAWAFDFACSGLFFPLVLGIWWKRANTEGAIAGMVAGFVSGSLYLYLVFNKIMTPWFGLDDVRFGIVGMTVSLVAMVVVTLMTRAPSKEIQDMVDEVRIPSGKTILAAGH; encoded by the coding sequence ATGGCTATACAAGAAGCAAAAAGCGGTCGCTTTATCGACAACCTCGGTAAGGTCTACGCGCTTTATACACTCGGTTTCCTGGTCTTTTTCGCCTTCATGGCTTTGCTCGAAAAGATGGGCATGGGCGCGCAGGCGATCGGCATCGGGTTCCTGATGTTCACCATCGCCATCTATGCTGTCATCGGCTGGTTGTCGCGCACGGCAGAAGTCGACGCTTACTACGTCGCCGGTCGCGAGGTCCCTGCCCTCTATAACGGCATGGCCACCGCAGCCGACTGGATGTCGGGCGCCTCCTTCGTCGCACTCGCAGGTGGTGTTTACTTCGGTGGCTATCCCTATCTCGGCTACATCGTCGGCTGGACCGGCGGCTACGTGCTGGTCAACTCGTTGATGGCTCCCTACCTGCGCAAATTCGGCTGCTACACAGTGCCGGATTTCGTCGGAACGCGTTACGGCGGCAATGTTGCCCGTCTTTGCGCCGTCATCATTCTTGTTGTGGCGTCGTTCACCTATGTGACGGCGCAGATCAACGCGACAGGAACAATTGCAGCCCAGACACTCGGCATTCCGTTCGAGTTCGGCGTCTGGCTTGGCCTGATCGGCATCTTTATCTGCTCGATGCTGGGTGGAATGCGCGGCGTCACCTGGACTCAGGTGGCGCAGTACATCGTTTTGATCATCGCCTATCTGGTGCCTATCATCTGGATGTCGAACAAGCAGGGCTTTGGCATCATTCCACACTTCTCCTACGGTGAAGCAGTCCACCGCATCGCCGAACTGGAAGCGCAGTACGGCCTCAAGCCTGCACTCGAAGCCATTCCCGGCGTCTCGGTGCTGGTCAATCCGGCCAACGCTCCAGAGGGCAAGGGTTGGGCAATGGTCTCGCTTGCCATCTGTATGATGGCCGGCACCGCATCGCTGCCACACATTCTTATGCGCTACTTTACTACCCCGTCCGTCCGCTCTGCACGCCGCTCAGTTGGCTGGTCGTTGCTCTTCATCTTCCTCCTGTACTTCTCGGCGCCGGCCCTTGCCACGCTAACGAAGCTGCAGCTTCTCGATCCCAATCTGCCGACTTCGGTTATCGGAAAGGCGTTCGAGGAAGTCTCTAATCTGGAGTGGGTAAAGCACTGGAGTTCGGTCGGCATGCTAGCTGTTGCCGACCAGAACGGCGACGGCATCGTCCAGTTGAACGAATTCTTCATGCGCCCGGACATCGTGGTGCTTGCAACGCCTGAAATCGCGGGGCTTCCCTATGTGATTTCCGGCCTTGTGGCTGCCGGTGGTCTTGCTGCCGCCATGTCAACGGCAGACGGTCTGCTGCTCGCCATCGCCAATGCCTTGTCGCATGATCTTTACTACAAGATGATCGATCCGAAGGCGGATACCCGTCGCCGGCTCATCGTTGCCCGTGTGTTGCTTCTCTTCATCGGCGCTGCCGCAGCTCTTGTCGCCTCGCTGAAGTTGACTGGTATTTTGGGCGCCGTGGCTTGGGCATTCGACTTTGCCTGTTCGGGTCTGTTCTTCCCGCTGGTGCTCGGCATTTGGTGGAAACGTGCCAATACCGAAGGCGCAATCGCCGGCATGGTTGCCGGTTTTGTCTCCGGTTCGCTCTACCTGTATCTGGTCTTTAACAAGATCATGACACCTTGGTTCGGTCTTGACGACGTTCGCTTCGGCATCGTCGGCATGACCGTCAGCCTGGTCGCCATGGTCGTGGTTACGCTGATGACGCGTGCACCATCCAAGGAGATCCAGGACATGGTCGACGAAGTGCGCATCCCGAGCGGCAAGACGATCCTTGCAGCCGGCCACTGA
- a CDS encoding YggT family protein, whose product MEDLIYIHPLWVIVLDYVLGIVMWTLIGRAAMGVFLPENSEFFFNKVFVKATNPVLRVFRPITPGFLIDPLVPIFVAWFFFMIRFYLMPWLLGYSVMGMLSFPLESDVAQWLYQTFGGS is encoded by the coding sequence TTGGAAGATCTGATCTACATCCACCCGCTTTGGGTGATCGTGCTCGACTATGTGCTTGGTATCGTCATGTGGACGTTGATCGGCCGCGCGGCTATGGGCGTCTTTTTGCCCGAAAACTCAGAATTCTTCTTCAACAAGGTGTTTGTGAAGGCGACTAACCCGGTCCTGCGGGTATTCCGGCCAATTACGCCGGGGTTCCTGATCGACCCGCTGGTGCCGATCTTTGTCGCCTGGTTCTTCTTCATGATCCGATTCTACCTGATGCCCTGGCTGCTGGGCTATTCGGTCATGGGAATGCTGTCATTTCCGCTTGAAAGCGACGTGGCCCAATGGCTCTACCAGACTTTCGGCGGCAGCTGA